A DNA window from Ficedula albicollis isolate OC2 chromosome 28, FicAlb1.5, whole genome shotgun sequence contains the following coding sequences:
- the RPL36 gene encoding 60S ribosomal protein L36, whose translation MAIRYPMAVGLNKGYKVTKNVSKPRQCRRRGRLTKHTKFVRDMIREVCGFAPYERRAMELLKVSKDKRALKFIKKRVGTHIRAKRKREELSNVLAAMRKAAAKKD comes from the exons ATGGCCATCCGCTACCCCATGGCCGTCGGCCTTAACAAGGGCTACAAGGTGACCAAGAACGTGTCCAAGCCCCGACAGTGTCGCCGCCGCGGG cgCCTGACCAAACACACCAAGTTTGTGCGAGACATGATCAGGGAAGTCTGTGGCTTTGCACCCTATGAGCGACGTGCAATGGAGTTGCTGAAAGTGTCCAAGGACAAACGTGCTCTGAAGTTCATCAAGAAACGG GTTGGCACTCACATTCGGGCCAAGAGGAAGCGGGAGGAACTCAGTAACGTCCTGGCAGCCATGAGGAAAGCTGCTGCAAAGAAGGATTGA